In Triticum aestivum cultivar Chinese Spring chromosome 5B, IWGSC CS RefSeq v2.1, whole genome shotgun sequence, the following proteins share a genomic window:
- the LOC123113800 gene encoding cell division cycle 5-like protein, with protein sequence MRIMIKGGVWKNTEDEILKAAVMKYGKNQWARISSLLVRKSAKQCKARWYEWLDPSIKKTEWTREEDEKLLHLAKLMPTQWRTIAPIVGRTPSQCLERYEKLLDAACAKDENYEPNDDPRKLRPGEIDPNPESKPARPDPVDMDEDEKEMLSEARARLANTRGKKAKRKAREKQLEEARRLASLQKRRELKAAGIDNRHKKRKRKGIDYNAEIPFEKRPPPGFYDTVGEDRPLEHVQFPTTIEELEGRRRVDVEAQLRKQDIAKNKILQRQDAPAAIMQANKLNDPEAVTRRSKLMLPPPQISDIELEEIAKMGNAGDPALAEELGEGSTATRTLLANYSQTPRLGMTPLRTPQRTPGGKGDAIMMEAENLARLRESQTPLLGGDNPELHPSDFSGVTPRKKEMQTPNPMATPLASPGPGITPRIGMTPSRDGNSFGLTPKGTPFRDELHINEEVEMQDSAQLELRRQAELRKGLRSGFASIPQPKNEYQIVMPPITEENEESEEKIEEDMSDRLARERAEEQARQEALLRKRSKVLQRSLPRPPAASVEILRQSLIKGGESRSTFVPPTSLEQADELINEELLRLLEHDNAKYPLDEQIQREKKKGSKRQANAAAFVPEIEGFDEHELKEASSMVEEEIQYLRVAMGHENESFEDFVKSHDACQEDLMFFPTNNSYGLASVAGNADKISALQHEFEMVKKRMDDEAKKASRLEQKIKLLTQGYQARAAKLGSQIQDTFKQMNTAATELECFQELQKQEQMAGAYRVRNLAEEVNKQKALEQTLQSRYGDLLSGYQSIQGQLEEHKRLLNLQKEAIEAENRAKEEEAAAQSRAKEEAAAQNRAKEEEAAAQDRAKEEEAAAQDRAKVEEAAAQYRAAEEENERKNHGIEEESGQTGVANEEAAGSKEIDGDQMDVDNTDAAGELVGPIPLLPDAQVDNDGASVEQSTSNAQSGNSVTMNEGATDKVDSSKLDGQDNTNSSMDVDAGSQEEGKNVPAATSVDVGNTPVSSDQAVSNEERDVVPE encoded by the exons ATGAGGATCATGATCAAGGGCGGGGTGTGGAAGAACACCGAGGATGAGATCCTCAAGGCGGCCGTCATGAAGTACGGCAAGAACCAGTGGGCTCGCATCTCCTCGCTGCTCGTCCGCAAGTCCGCCAAGCAGTGCAAGGCCCGCTGGTACGAGTGGCTCGACCCCTCCATTAAGAAG ACTGAGTGGACAAGGGAAGAGGATGAGAAGCTGCTCCATCTTGCTAAGCTCATGCCTACTCAATGGAGGACTATTGCACCTATCGTGGGTCGAACACCATCCCAGTGTCTCGAGCGTTATGAAAAATTGCTCGATGCTGCCTGTGCAAAGGATGAGAATTATGAGCCTAATGATGACCCAAGAAAGTTGCGACCTGGGGAGATTGATCCAAACCCCGAGTCAAAACCAGCACGTCCGGATCCTGTTGACATGGACGAAGATGAAAAGGAAATGCTTTCTGAGGCAAGGGCTCGCTTGGCTAACACCAGGGGTAAAAAGGCAAAACGGAAGGCAAGAGAGAAACAGCTTGAAGAGGCGAGGCGGCTTGCATCACTGCAAAAAAGGAGAGAACTGAAGGCAGCTGGTATTGACAACCGGCACAAGAAAAGGAAGAGAAAGGGAATTGACTATAATGCTGAGATCCCTTTTGAAAAGAGACCCCCTCCAGGCTTTTATGATACAGTGGGTGAGGACAGGCCACTTGAGCATGTGCAGTTTCCAACTACCATCGAGGAGCTCGAAGGGAGGAGACGAGTGGATGTAGAGGCTCAGTTAAGAAAGCAAGACATTGCCAAGAACAAGATTCTGCAGAGGCAGGATGCCCCTGCCGCAATAATGCAAGCAAATAAACTCAATGACCCAGAAGCTGTCACAAGAAGGTCCAAACTAATGCTTCCACCACCCCAAATTTCTGATATTGAATTGGAGGAGATTGCTAAGATGGGCAATGCTGGCGATCCTGCTCTAGCCGAGGAGCTTGGTGAAGGAAGTACTGCTACTAGGACACTGCTTGCAAATTATTCCCAGACTCCAAGGCTTGGTATGACACCATTGCGAACGCCGCAACGAACGCCAGGTGGGAAAGGTGATGCTATTATGATGGAGGCAGAGAATCTTGCACGTCTAAGGGAATCACAAACACCTCTTTTAGGAGGCGATAACCCAGAGCTTCATCCATCAGATTTCTCTGGCGTTACACCACGTAAGAAAGAGATGCAGACTCCGAATCCCATGGCAACACCTCTGGCTAGCCCTGGCCCTGGTATTACCCCAAGGATTGGTATGACACCGTCCAGAGATGGAAATTCCTTTGGGTTAACTCCAAAAGGGACCCCCTTCAGGGATGAGCTTCACATAAATGAAGAGGTGGAAATGCAAGACAGCGCGCAGCTTGAGCTTCGTAGGCAAGCAGAGTTAAGAAAAGGTCTGCGATCTGGTTTTGCTTCTATTCCACAGCCTAAGAATGAGTACCAGATAGTTATGCCACCTATCACAGAGGAGAATGAAGAATCTGAAGAGAAAATTGAAGAGGATATGTCAGACAGGTTAGCACGTGAAAGGGCCGAGGAACAAGCAAGGCAGGAGGCATTGCTCAGAAAGAGGTCCAAAGTGTTGCAGAGGAGTTTGCCTAGGCCACCTGCGGCTTCAGTGGAGATTCTCCGGCAGTCTCTGATTAAAGGTGGTGAAAGCAGAAGTACCTTTGTGCCTCCTACATCACTTGAACAAGCTGATGAGCTAATAAATGAGGAGCTCCTTAGGCTccttgagcatgataatgctaaATATCCGCTTGATGAACAAATtcagagagagaaaaagaaaggaagcAAGCGTCAGGCAAACGCTGCAGCTTTCGTCCCTGAAATCGAAGGTTTCGATGAGCATGAACTAAAAGAG GCAAGTTCTATGGTTGAGGAGGAGATTCAGTATCTTCGTGTGGCCATGGGCCATGAAAATGAATCTTTTGAGGATTTTGTAAAGTCACATGATGCATGCCAAGAGGACCTTATGTTTTTCCCTACTAACAACAGCTATGGTCTTGCTAGTGTTGCTGGAAATGCTGATAAAATTTCTGCCTTGCAACATGAGTTTGAAATGGTGAAGAAGAGAATGGATGACGAAGCAAAGAAAGCTTCTCGGCTTGAGCAGAAGATCAAGCTACTGACACAAGGTTACCAG GCGCGGGCTGCAAAATTGGGGTCACAGATCCAGGACACATTCAAGCAGATGAATACTGCGGCAACAGAACTTGAATGCTTCCAAGAGTTGCAGAAACAAGAACAGATGGCCGGTGCCTATCGTGTGAGAAATTTGGCTGAAGAAGTGAATAAACAGAAGGCATTGGAACAGACTCTCCAAAGCCGCTATGGTGATCTGTTGTCTGGTTACCAGAGCATCCAAGGACAACTTGAGGAGCACAAGAGGCTACTTAACCTACAGAAGGAGGCAATAGAGGCTGAAAACCGTGCTAAGGAGGAGGAAGCTGCAGCTCAAAGTCGCGCCAAGGAGGAAGCTGCAGCTCAAaatcgcgccaaggaggaggaagctGCAGCTCAAGATCGCGCCAAGGAAGAGGAGGCTGCAGCTCAAGATCGTGCCAAGGTGGAGGAAGCTGCAGCTCAATATCGTGCTGCtgaggaagaaaatgagaggaagaatcaCGGCATTGAAGAGGAATCAGGACAGACCGGGGTTGCCAATGAAGAAGCTGCAGGAAGCAAGGAAATCGACGGGGATCAGATGGATGTGGACAACACAGATGCAGCTGGAGAACTTGTAGGTCCTATTCCTCTATTGCCTGATGCTCAAGTGGATAACGATGGAGCTTCAGTTGAACAGAGTACTTCCAATGCTCAGAGTGGTAACAGCGTTACCATGAACGAGGGAGCTACTGACAAGGTTGATTCATCCAAATTGGATGGTCAGGACAACACCAATTCTAGCATGGATGTTGATGCTGGTAGCCAGGAAGAGGGAAAAAATGTTCCTGCTGCTACAAGTGTAGATGTAGGGAACACACCTGTATCTTCAGATCAAGCTGTCTCGAATGAAGAGCGTGACGTGGTCCCTGAATGA